The genomic segment ATATTCATTTATGTTCCTTGTATTTTTATCTAAATTTGAAAGCCAAAGTCCATATCAGCCATGGAATTCAGTCATGAGGAATACTAACAGACAATATGGCATTTACCTGGTTTGAGATGGGACATACTTCCACGGCCACGTTTCCCTTCTTCGAGAGCTCCTTTGCCAGTGGGTGATGTGTCAAGGCATATCCATGCCCAATGCGTTGGGTGTTAAATAATAGGGCATCCAGAATGTTCTCATCCACTTCAGTGCCCTCCAGGTCTTCAGAGGGAACAAACACCCATGCAGGCACACAATAAGTACACAGTAGCCCAGTGGTTGTCTAACCTCCCCCGCAGCCCCACAGCCGTCTCATAATGTTCATTGTTCCtttgaactagctcacctgaatcaagcTGCCAAGGACGTAATAATTAGTTGATTCAGGTGTTCTAGCTCTGGGCAATACCTAATACATGCAATGtctgggggtccccaggagaggtttgaccCAATGAAGTACACaataaatatacttttattATTTGCACAATTGTTTGAATGACTATTTCTATGTTTACCGGTCTCTCCTGCATGAAAGAAATAAGGCAGCTTAATGCCGAGCTCTGCTGGGAGAGATAACGCGTCCTTGAAGAACCAGAGAGGTCTACCTCTGTCCTCCCTGCCCACCTGATGGCACAAAAGAACAGCCATGACGTAAATCATTATGTAAACATTATAATACATAATGAGATTACGTATGTTCGGGAATGAATAGGAATTACGTGTTTCTGGTTCCATGCATTGAGAGAATACTCACCAGATCGAATCCTGCAACAATCTCTGGGAAATCTTTCTGCATCTGAATGGCCTCTTTCACAGCTGCTTTAACCTCAGACACACTCAGAGCCCTAAAATGCAAACAGTCAAGCTCAATCAAGCATATATTGTGTTTCCATTTCATAGCTTTAGGGGGCGCAGAGATTTAGTTTGGGGCTCCCCACAGTCCATTCTAGATGTTTTAGAAGCACCTGTTTAGCAGGGGAGAGAAGCTTGAGAATCTAGTAATTCCACACATTTTGACATGGGGCATAGAAAATATTCTTCATATTGGTGCCCCCAGTCATCAGGGCCCCTGACTTGACCAACATACTTGGGCTAATTGAGAGACTGACGGTTTTGTTCAGGAAATGCCTTAGAGGGGTTCCCACATCCTGTTTTCAGGAAACAGAGGTTGGGTTGAGGATCTGTATTCCTGTTTCTCTTCAACCATGCTGAGGGTTCTGATGCACTAAATATTTGGAAATTGTGTAATTTTTGTGACTGGGGATGTTTGTGACGTTTATGCCTTTAAACTGTCCTGAATCAATCTTTGTACTATACCTGTGGACAGAAATGATGAGTCGAACTCCTAGAAAGTCAGGGTGTTCAGCCACAAACTGCCGAGTGACTTCCTGATAAGTCCTTAAAGACCAGGATTTGTCATGGATGCTTCCATCAAGCTCATAGGTCTGCAGGATGTGCAGGAAAAGAACCAGTCAAAACCCATCACTCAGAACAACTGAACAATACTATTTAAAACTAATCTAGGCGTCCCGTCAAGGCCTAAGTTAAAAAACTAACCCTTGACAGTCCAGTCCTTACTTCCAGGTACATAATGTTGTCATGAAGCAGCTGCTCTAAGCCTTTGTACAGAAAGTCTCTAAACACAGGAGCGTAAGTGACCAGCCCGGATATAGCCAGAAATGCTGTCTCAAATTTCTCCCAAACAGCATCCTGGCTTGGGTATGCTGTATCTGGATCTTCTGTGAACAGTGTCAGGTTCCTCATCAAGCTGAAAGAGCAAATAATTGACCCATTCATGAATAAAACAGTTTTCCCTTTGTACTTCATTCATAGACATCATTAGTATCGCATGGGTCTGGTGTCTAGAGGGAAAGTGGACAACCTGTGGTCAAAGTCTGTTGGATCCGGCATGTTTCCTCTCAGTGTCTTCAACAGCCGCCAGTAGGGACAGTCCCAGCTGGGGAAAGGATGGCGACTGGAAAAGAGGAACCGCAAAGACCTGCCCCACGTGAAGCAGATGTAACAGTTTGGTCTGTATGTGATGTTCTTCACCAGCCAATCAACACTCACCAGGGATGAGCTGTGGATGTGGAGGGCCGCCCCTGTCGCCCACAACAGAGGATGTAGGTGTAAATCATCGTTACAATGGGGTATAGCAGCGCCT from the Esox lucius isolate fEsoLuc1 chromosome 23, fEsoLuc1.pri, whole genome shotgun sequence genome contains:
- the ada2b gene encoding adenosine deaminase 2-A; this translates as MRILSSRRSCSISKFLLVVVMCCLTVCSGTPDPSQREVMIRQEVSRQTGGSVQLTGAEQRLDWHLNKLKKQEIAAEQFLPATHFFKARPLIQKSPIFSLLQKMPKGAALHIHSSSLVSVDWLVKNITYRPNCYICFTWGRSLRFLFSSRHPFPSWDCPYWRLLKTLRGNMPDPTDFDHSLMRNLTLFTEDPDTAYPSQDAVWEKFETAFLAISGLVTYAPVFRDFLYKGLEQLLHDNIMYLEVRTGLSRTYELDGSIHDKSWSLRTYQEVTRQFVAEHPDFLGVRLIISVHRALSVSEVKAAVKEAIQMQKDFPEIVAGFDLVGREDRGRPLWFFKDALSLPAELGIKLPYFFHAGETDLEGTEVDENILDALLFNTQRIGHGYALTHHPLAKELSKKGNVAVEVCPISNQVLKLVSDLRNHPAAVLMSEGHPMVVSSDDPSLFGTTGLSYDFYEMFVGIGGLRANLGTLKELAINSLRYSSLPPQLKERGLSMWQRTWDKFIAENS